The Candidatus Nitrosopumilus sp. SW genomic sequence GAGAGCAGAATTGCAACTACTCTTAAAGAAAATAATATTACATTACCTAACAAAGATGTTGATGTAATGATAATTGGTCATGGTAGTAAAGATCCAAATGCTCAAAGATCATTAAGTTACATTGTAGACGAGTTACAAAATTCTTACAGAAATGTAAGTCGTTGTTGGTTAGAGATTGAACAACCAGATATTTTTGAAGGAATTAAAAAATGCAAAAAAGATCAACCAAAGGTATTGATAATTGTATTTTATTTCTTACATGAAGGTGCACATGTTAAAACTGACATCAATAATGATTTAATTCCAGCACTAAAAGATTCAAATCTTAAAGATACTTTTATTACAAAACATATTGGAACTGATGAAAAAATTATTGATTTAATTATTGAGAGGGCAAAAGAGGTAGAAGATGCAAACTAAGAAAGGTCAATCAATTGAAGATGCAAGTATGCAAATGATTGAAGATGAAATTGGTTCTCATTCATATAATGAAAAAGAATGGCCTATTGTAAGAAGAATCATTCACTCTACAGCGGATTTTGATTTTGCAGATAAAAATAAAATAATTTTTCATAAAGATGCAATTGAAAGTGGAATGAAAGCTTTGAAGAATGGTTGCAGTATTGTTGTTGATGTTAATGGAGTAATTGGGGGCTAAACAAACAAAATCCTAAAGATTTTGGGAATGAAATTGTTTGTAATATATCAAAGCCTGAAATTATGGAATTGGCAAAGAGAGAGAGAGAAACACGATCTCAGGTATCAA encodes the following:
- a CDS encoding sirohydrochlorin chelatase, which encodes MKRGLLIIDRGSREREASEELETICVGIKAKGDYVFTDYCFLEVEPPFIEDGISKCLKEDIDSLTIVPYFLYPGKKVKIAVTDVMKLQKDTEVKFLVTKPMSMHKTLVDIVESRIATTLKENNITLPNKDVDVMIIGHGSKDPNAQRSLSYIVDELQNSYRNVSRCWLEIEQPDIFEGIKKCKKDQPKVLIIVFYFLHEGAHVKTDINNDLIPALKDSNLKDTFITKHIGTDEKIIDLIIERAKEVEDAN